GCAAATGTACTTACAGCACATAATATTAAATCTACAAACGTCATGATCAGTAATGACAATGACAGCACATAATATTAAAGCATTTTAAAAAACAAATCATGAAAATGATCATGTACCCAAAATGTCCCTTGCCTGACGTACATAAGAAACTACCAAACTTTCCTGACTTATCTAGTCGAAGTATCATGGGTAACACCAAACTTAAGTAGGCTATTAAAATACTTACCCAATCAACCAAGCTGTCATCCATATATGTTTGGGTTGAATCAACAGGCCGGCGCCCAGTTATCAGCTCAAGAAGCATCACTCCAAAGGAAAAGACATCTGATTTCTCAGTTAGCTTTCCAGAAGACGCATATTCTGGTGCTAGATACCTAATACCATAAAAAAGGTCTCAGGAAACTGTAACTGCAACTACAGCATAGCAAATTGAATGATGATTCAGTTTCTATCTAAAATACTGAAACAATATAAATGACACAAACTAGGGGTTTTCCCGTAAAGAAATTTAAACATATCACACACCCGAAAGTGCCCATTACTCTTGTTGACACATGTGTGCTGTTATCAGAGGTGAACTTTGCCAGACCAAAATCCGCAACCTGTAGAGAGGATTACAATTAGCTCTGGTTATGCACAAACAAAACGAGTAAGACACTGAAATTGGATAAACTCAAAGTTGTTGTCTACACAGCTACATCAATAAACACCTTAAGATGGCATTTCAAATTTCAACAACAAATACACAAAGATAATTGCACCACATGTTTACTCCCAAAGCATGTAAATTATTTATGTCAGAACTCTAATGAAGATGGTAATGTTAAATTAAATAAATGGTTAAACAAATGTTGTTAACAGACACGATAGAAAGGAAGCAGAAATGGAGAAGTATAACCTACCTTAGCTTCGAATTTAAAATCAAGAAGAATGTTTGATGACTTTATATCACGATGTATGATCTTCGGGTGGCCTGTCAATTATGAAAACAAACATTATTTAAGGACCTGTTTTTGGTTACACGCCTATCTTCTATGCTAGTTTTGAAATATAATTGCACAAAAAAAGGTACACATTGTGGTAAACTCACAATCTTCGTGAATGTATGCCAAACCCTTAGCAGCACCAAGGGCAATCCTTAGTCTTATGGGCCACTCCAACGTTGGACGGCCTTCTCCTGTGGAAGGTGAAAGCAGTCTTAACAATCAGCAACAAAACTTAGGGCGTATAACATATCATATAGCGACTAACTTGTAGCATACAAGCCTCAAATTAGaagtaaaaaataaaataaaaaatgaaggaGATACAAAACTTCATCCATGAACTTCACTATGATAGGGCATATTACTGTCTGTTGCCATTTCAACCAAGTAAAACACAAAGTAACTAGCGAAATGGACAAAGGGCTTTTGATTCTACTTGGTTCTTTCCCGCAAATGCAGAGTTTCTAATGACAATTTTACAAGTTAGTAGTTACTATGGTAAAAGGGAACAAGCTAGAAAATTAAATCATATAGTTTCAGTTGTTATCTAGTTTTAACATTTTCTTTGTGAAATGTGAATAGATGTGTTTCTAAAGTTGTTGTTTTATGGGATGTGGGATAGATGTATTTATACGCTCAGCTATTATCGTCTCATGGATAAACCATGCATACAGAAGATAGATCAATGAGGCAATAAGGCATACCATGTAAGTGGAATTCCAATGTGTTATTGGTGACAAACTCATATACAAGCAACCTCTTCCCCCCAGAGATGCAGTAACCAACCAGAGACACAAGATGCTTGTGATGAACACGGCTGATAATCTCAACCTCCGCCTGGAACTCACGCTCTCCCTGGCCACTCCCAAGTTTCAATTGCTTCACAGCAATCTCTTTGCCATTAGGCAGCACTCCTTTGTGAACATATCCAAAACCACCTTGTCCGAGGAGATTAGCATCAGAGAACCCATCGGTTGCCCTCACCAGCTCATCATAAGTGAATGTGCTCTTAGAGTTCGTGAAGCCAAGGGcggtgccaggggatggtggaggcAGGATCTCACCACCTGAGTAATTAGAACCTGACCCACCGCTGCTGTTTATCAtaggtggtggaggcggcggtggtgccTGTGGAGGACGATTGGCATATGCCGGAGGAGGTGATGGGTGCATCTTAACCACATGATCAGGTGGAGGAGGAGCATTATTCTGCCAATTCTGGTATGTTGCTCCATAATGATCCTCTGCAGTAAGACAGAATATTGTTAGGATTAGAAAAAGTGTTTCCGTTTTGCAAGTTGGAAGAATTAAGCTCATCATAAGATATCGAGATGCAACATATGCAATTGCTTTTCTGTTCCAAACAAAAGAAATGATGAACAGAATAAATTATGACACCTAACACAGACAACAGGCATGATGCCATCATGCAATCATTTAGGAGTACTTAACACTACCGATAGCCTAGCACATACAGATAATTTGAATGTAACAAAAACAGGGATTTTCCTAGATGAGCCGTGACAATTGagaagtactactactagtaaaaTTCAGGTGCGGCACTAGCTAAATTGAAATTTTCCGAAGTGCTTACACGTCAACGACACGGCACATGCAGCTAAACACACCTAACCCGTGCCTAAGCATAACAAGTGCGAATTGCAGCCAAATTTGCCGAGAATAGGAGGATTCCAACCGACAGCACCGTGACTGGCTGCTTGCACACGATACCCGCACACCAGATCTAGATCTAGACAGCGACAGCTAGTATTCGGGAGGTGCAAACCTTTGTactgcggaggaggaggcggcgggtaACCATAGTGCGGGGGTGGAGGCTGGCGGCGGCGCTTCTTCCGGAGGCAGCAGAGGCACACGAAGGTagcgagcagcagcagcacgaaGCCACCCACGGCTACGCCGACGACCACCGACGTGGACACCCCGGAGCCACCGCCACCGGAGGAATGAGGCGGCGATTTGGGCGACGGGTTGTTGTGGCCTGGCGTGAACGGCGATCTTCCCCCGCCACCGGGCGAGGGCGGGGCCCTCCCTTCTGGCGAGGGCGGAGAGGGCGTGTCCGAGGGCGGGGAAGGGGTGGCAGGGGGTGACGGAGATGGTGCCGATGGGGTGGCCGGTGTGGAGGACGGCGCGGGAGGGGAGGCCGCGGGCGCTGCCGGCGGCGGGACGGAGGCCGGGGGCGGGTTGGCGGGGGCCGGCGGCGAGGGGGATGGGATCGCTGGGGGAGGCGCCGACGGGGTGGCCGGGGGAGGCGCGGTGGCATTAGCCGGAGGCGCCGGGGGCGTAGTCGGCGCCGGCGCGGCGGTCGGCGACGACATCTGCCGCGCGGAAGGCGCCCGGCT
This DNA window, taken from Triticum aestivum cultivar Chinese Spring chromosome 1D, IWGSC CS RefSeq v2.1, whole genome shotgun sequence, encodes the following:
- the LOC123180769 gene encoding proline-rich receptor-like protein kinase PERK1; this encodes MSSPTAAPAPTTPPAPPANATAPPPATPSAPPPAIPSPSPPAPANPPPASVPPPAAPAASPPAPSSTPATPSAPSPSPPATPSPPSDTPSPPSPEGRAPPSPGGGGRSPFTPGHNNPSPKSPPHSSGGGGSGVSTSVVVGVAVGGFVLLLLATFVCLCCLRKKRRRQPPPPHYGYPPPPPPQYKEDHYGATYQNWQNNAPPPPDHVVKMHPSPPPAYANRPPQAPPPPPPPMINSSGGSGSNYSGGEILPPPSPGTALGFTNSKSTFTYDELVRATDGFSDANLLGQGGFGYVHKGVLPNGKEIAVKQLKLGSGQGEREFQAEVEIISRVHHKHLVSLVGYCISGGKRLLVYEFVTNNTLEFHLHGEGRPTLEWPIRLRIALGAAKGLAYIHEDCHPKIIHRDIKSSNILLDFKFEAKVADFGLAKFTSDNSTHVSTRVMGTFGYLAPEYASSGKLTEKSDVFSFGVMLLELITGRRPVDSTQTYMDDSLVDWARPLLMRALEDGNYDELVDARLGKDFNPNEIARMIACAAACVRHSARRRPRMSQVVRALEGDVSLEDLNEGVRPGHSRFFGSYSSSDYDSGQYNEDMKKFKKMAFTTNDYTSSQYSAPTSEYGQIPSASSSEGQQTQEIETGTMKKGGHSGYSSGYSGPS